A genomic region of Arachis stenosperma cultivar V10309 chromosome 9, arast.V10309.gnm1.PFL2, whole genome shotgun sequence contains the following coding sequences:
- the LOC130950324 gene encoding protein MAEA homolog produces MVFSLRNDGDGARWRCIELRIEVGNDVPLRVRLLNGNAENFGTELAPEIWLNFPPRLKFAVFTWYGATIEMEGTTETDYTADETPMVSYVNVHAILEARRTRAKASPSGDSESSQDLLILERVPCRGCFLAGRLSRGSITIPGCIAATPIEMPIDPVEGITLDMPLVYFFGHTTPSNNLLSHAFRTLKANVVLVLGQKLVYPLESENRVPFPFPFRSLFPMEMDSLSNGNNTTATASTPATVSPDSSAATARATPTPPPSSTGPQLTEALKLEHQFLRVPFEHYKKTIRANHRAVEKEVSAVISGVTDAASADFSPDDAVNHLNSLVSRLQGLKRKLEEGSRAENLQAQKCRARLDHLESADGENLSEWNNTRLKRILVDYMLRMSYYDTAVKLAECSNIQDLVDIDVFQEAKKVIEALQNKDVAPALAWCADNKSRLKKSKSKLEFQLRLQEFIELVRAENNMRAITYARKYLAPWGATHMKELQRVLATLAFKRDTECATYKVLFEAKQWDFLVDQFKQEFCKLYGMTMEPLLNIYLQAGLSALKTPYCYKDDCTKEDPLSQEAFRTIAMPLPYSKQHHSKLVCYITKELMDTENPPQVLPNGYVYSTKALEEMAKKNDGRITCPRTGSEYNYTELVKAYIS; encoded by the exons ATGGTCTTCTCTTTG CGTAACGATGGCGATGGCGCACGGTGGCGGTGCATCGAGCTCAGGATTGAGGTTGGGAACGATGTTCCTCTTCGCGTTCGTCTTCTCAATGGAAATGCCGAGAATTTCGGCACTGAGCTTGCCCCCGAAATTTGGCTCAATTTCCCACCCCGACTCAAATTCGCt GTTTTTACTTGGTATGGTGCTACTATTGAAATGGAAGGTACTACTGAAACTGATTATACTGCTGATGAG ACTCCAATGGTCAGTTATGTTAACGTGCATGCTATATTAGAAGCCAGAAGAACTCGTGCTAAAGCTTCACCCTCTGGAGATTCTGAATCTTCTCAG GACCTATTGATTCTGGAAAGAGTACCTTGTCGTGGATGCTTCTTAGCTGGGCGGCTAAGCAGG GGATCTATAACTATTCCTGGATGCATTGCTGCCACTCCAATTGAAATGCCCATCGACCCTGTTGAAGGAATCACTCTTGATATGCCTCTTGTTTACTTTTTTGGCCATACAACTCCAAG TAACAAT TTGCTATCGCATGCATTTCGTACACTTAAGGCCAATGTTGTCTTAGTCTTGGGTCAG aaattggtCTATCCACTTGAATCTGAGAATCGAGTTCCTTTTCCTTTCCCATTCCGTTCGTTGTTTCCAATGGAGATGGATTCCCTTTCCAACGGCAACAACACCACCGCCACGGCCTCAACCCCCGCAACCGTCAGCCCCGACTCCTCCGCCGCCACCGCCAGAGCCACCCCTACTCCCCCTCCCTCCTCCACCGGTCCCCAACTGACGGAGGCCCTGAAGCTAGAGCACCAGTTCCTGAGGGTCCCTTTTGAGCACTACAAGAAGACCATCCGCGCCAACCACCGCGCCGTCGAGAAGGAGGTGTCCGCCGTCATATCCGGCGTCACGGACGCTGCCTCCGCTGACTTCTCCCCCGATGACGCCGTCAACCACCTCAACTCCCTCGTCTCCCGCCTCCAAGGGCTCAAGAGGAAG CTGGAGGAAGGAAGTCGAGCTGAGAATTTGCAAGCACAGAAGTGTCGCGCACGTCTCGATCACTTAGAATCTGCTGATGGGGAAAATCTTTCAGAATGGAACAACACTCGCTTGAAGCGGATTCTCGTTGATTACATGTTGAGGATGTCATATTATGACACTGCGGTGAAACTTGCTGAATGCAGCAACATACAG GATCTTGTTGATATTGATGTATTCCAAGAAGCAAAAAAGGTTATTGAGGCATTGCAAAATAAAGATGTTGCACCTGCCCTAGCATGGTGTGCCGATAATAAATCAAGGCTGAAGAAATCAAAG AGCAAATTAGAGTTCCAGTTGAGACTTCAAGAGTTCATAGAATTGGTGAGAGCTGAGAACAATATGCGAGCCATCACATATGCCAGGAAATATCTTGCGCCATGGGGTGCCACCCACATGAAAGAATTGCAGCGAGTCCTTGCAACACTGGCTTTTAAAAGAGATACTGAATGTGCCACATATAAG GTCTTATTTGAAGCTAAGCAATGGGATTTTCTAGTGGACCAATTCAAGCAGGAGTTCTGCAAGTTATACGGCATGACAATGGAGCCTCTGCTCAATATCTATCTGCAAGCTGGCCTTTCTGCTCTTAAGACTCC ATATTGTTACAAGGATGATTGCACGAAAGAGGACCCTCTGTCACAGGAAGCTTTTCGAACAATTGCCATGCCGTTACCATATTCGAAGCAGCATCATTCAAAGCTTGTTTGCTATATAACTAAGGAGCTAATGGACACTGAGAATCCTCCTCAAGTGTTGCCCAATGGATATGTTTATAGCACTAAG GCTCTTGAAGAGATGGCTAAGAAGAATGATGGTAGAATCACTTGCCCAAGGACAGGATCAGAATACAACTATACGGAACTCGTCAAGGCATACATTTCATAA
- the LOC130950739 gene encoding serine carboxypeptidase-like 33 — protein sequence MWILGADKSVITIMCLHILCLLLLLKVNAKEESYESDDRVINLPGQPSSPSVSHFSGYITVNEDHGRALFYWFFEAQSEPSNKPLLLWLNGGPGCSSIGYGAVVEVGPLIINQNGDGLHFNTYSWYQEANLLFVESPVGVGFSYSNTTSDYLTILEDNLVAEDSYNFLVNWLQQFPQFKSRDFFIAGESYGGHYIPQLAELVFDRNKDKSKYPFINLKGFIVGNPKTDDYYDNKGLVEYAWSHAVISDQEYDKAKQVCDFKKSEWSNECNIAMNEIFTDYSEIDIYNIYAPSCRLNNSSNNNHGREPLTKMMRIGNNNYKVKRMRIYFEGYDPCYSTYAEEYFNRVDVQSSFHANIRGGNTNNAAWKVCNDSILRSYNFSVFSVLPIYTKLIKGGLKVWIYSGDTDGRIPVIGTRYWVEALGLSLKSSWQNWYHDNQVGGRIVEYEELTYVTVRGAGHLVPLNKPSEALSLIHSFLSGQHLPTHHK from the exons ATGTGGATTTTAGGTGCAGATAAGAGTGTTATTACTATCATGTGTCTCCACATCTTATGTTTATTACTTCTATTGAAAGTAAATGCAAAAGAAGAATCATATGAATCTGATGATAGAGTCATAAATCTTCCTGGCCAGCCTTCAAGCCCATCAGTTTCACACTTCTCAGGTTATATCACTGTCAATGAAGATCATGGAAGGGCCCTCTTCTACTGGTTCTTTGAAGCTCAATCTGAACCTTCCAATAAGCCCCTCCTTCTTTGGCTCAATGGAG GACCTGGATGCTCCTCCATTGGTTATGGTGCAGTTGTTGAGGTAGGACCTCTTATCATCAACCAAAATGGTGATGGTCTTCATTTCAACACATATTCTTGGTATCAAG AAGCAAATTTGTTATTTGTGGAGTCCCCTGTTGGAGTTGGTTTTTCTTACAGCAATACAACTTCTGATTATCTCACCATTTTAGAGGATAATCTTGTGG CTGAGGATTCCTACAATTTCTTGGTGAATTGGCTGCAACAATTCCCACAATTCAAATCCAGGGACTTTTTCATAGCTGGAGAAAGCTATGGTG GGCACTATATCCCCCAACTCGCAGAGCTAGTCTTCGATCGAAACAAAGATAAAAGCAAATACCCTTTTattaatcttaaaggttttatT GTAGGGAATCCAAAAACTGATGATTACTATGATAATAAAGGCCTTGTGGAATATGCATGGAGCCATGCAGTTATATCAGACCAAGAATATGACAAAGCAAAACAAGTTTGTGATTTTAAGAAATCTGAATGGTCTAATGAATGTAACATTGCCATGAATGAAATCTTCACAGATTACTCAGAGATTGACATATACAACATTTATGCTCCGTCGTGTCGTCTTAATAACTCATCTAACAATAATCATGGCCGGGAACCACTCACAAAG atgatgagaattggaaataataattataaagtaAAGAGGATGAGAATTTATTTTGAAGGCTATGATCCATGCTATTCCACATATGCAGAGGAATATTTCAATAGGGTGGATGTTCAATCATCTTTTCATGCAAATATTAGAGGAGGAAATACTAATAATGCAGCATGGAAAGTTTGCAA TGATTCCATATTGAGGAGTTACAATTTCTCTGTATTTTCGGTCCTACCAATCTACACAAAACTCATCAAGGGTGGCCTTAAAGTATGGATTTACAG tgGAGACACAGATGGGAGAATACCAGTGATAGGGACACGGTATTGGGTTGAAGCTCTAGGATTATCTCTAAAGTCTAGTTGGCAGAATTGGTACCATGACAATCAG GTTGGTGGAAGGATAGTGGAATATGAAGAGCTAACATACGTGACAGTGAGAGGGGCAGGTCACTTGGTGCCATTAAACAAACCAAGTGAGGCTCTCTCCCTCATTCATTCTTTCCTTTCAGGCCAACATCTTCCTACTCATCACAAATAA